In Labeo rohita strain BAU-BD-2019 chromosome 16, IGBB_LRoh.1.0, whole genome shotgun sequence, one DNA window encodes the following:
- the tbrg4 gene encoding FAST kinase domain-containing protein 4 — MTTRLLCRWARLFPRCPQAATASARLQNFTVHQTEPVCLTSLSWIRPSARHLCQGNELARMEETALPYDQTPLVRLVEKASTPEEVLQLWAEQGGSASDAARCLVQLNLRVTEKGGEEILQDPRFESMLETVNSQVSSVWNGSLVGLLRALTMLGLPSDAPLLRSIQNEVLWRIRRFTYRHLAYLVDWVAFQRRQGYENEALTAALLKQLELRWTELCDSRTVSILMGRAMLFTPSLMDKLEDKALELAESFSAEDIRRVAFALASQNRRAVPLLRALSYHLNQKPSFELKTPLLLDIAYAYGKLNFHQTQVLQRIAAELLPRLSELSSLDVTRCAKSLAFLKWLHLPLFEGFAQHYVSNSGNYSTMQVCNLIISFAKLNFQLGKGEEFYQKVHKALEGSFQNLEPFLKTDVVWSLCVLNQANPDYISSVTKYDFQKKLTGGIVDRTESYRLKLLHISAFAQLEPLGITVQSPAVLLPASQGKVEVSTPLQSSLHTALQSLTNGRTQALRTAVKTVYGWTIDGEIVVDSENKPIDLEKLKAPHLPGGGGRDALPAGARRIAFVAWEFPNFCLRSKDLLGRFAMQKRHLQLAGFIVVEVPYFEWLELKSDWQKVAYLKDKLGKAVAEDMAK, encoded by the exons ATGACCACCAGGCTGCTGTGTAGATGGGCGCGGTTGTTTCCTCGCTGCCCCCAGGCTGCCACAGCCTCAGCCCGGCTACAGAACTTCACAGTCCACCAGACAGAACCAGTGTGCCTGACATCCCTGTCGTGGATCCGACCCTCTGCTAGACACCTCTGTCAGGGCAATGAACTGGCTAGAATGGAGGAGACAGCATTGCCATATGATCAAACACCACTAGTCCGACTTGTTGAAAAGGCATCCACCCCAGAGGAAGTGCTTCAGTTGTGGGCAGAGCAAGGCGGATCTGCCAGCGATGCTGCCAGGTGTCTAGTCCAGCTGAACCTGCGGGTCACGGAGAAGGGTGGCGAAGAAATCCTGCAGGATCCTCGCTTCGAGAGCATGCTGGAGACTGTGAACTCTCAG gtgtcctcagtgtggaaTGGATCTCTGGTGGGTCTTCTACGTGCTCTCACGATGTTGGGTCTCCCTTCTGATGCCCCTCTACTCCGCTCCATCCAGAATGAAGTGCTCTGGAGGATCCGGCGCTTCACCTACCGTCACTTGGCGTACCTGGTGGACTGGGTGGCCTTTCAGCGGCGACAAGG GTATGAAAACGAAGCACTTACCGCAGCTCTGCTGAAACAACTGGAGCTGCGCTGGACAGAGCTGTGTGACAGTCGTACCGTCAGCATTCTCATGGGCCGTGCTATGCTTTTCACCCCATCTCTCATGGACAAACTGGAGGACAAA GCTCTGGAGTTGGCAGAGAGCTTCAGCGCAGAGGATATCCGGAGGGTGGCATTTGCACTCGCCTCTCAGAACAGACGGGCCGTTCCTTTGTTACGTGCTCTCTCATACCACCTGAACCAGAAACCTTCTTTTGAACTAAAAACACCATTGCTGCTTGACATTGCATACGCTTATG gtaagctgaattttcatcagacACAAGTGCTTCAGAGAATAGCGGCGGAGCTATTGCCTAGGTTATCAGAACTGAGTTCCCTCGATGTCACCCGCTGTGCCAAGTCTCTAGCCTTTCTCAAGTGGCTTCACTTGCCTCTGTTTGAAGGCTTTGCTCAG cacTATGTGAGTAATAGTGGAAACTACAGCACTATGCAGGTGTGTAATCTAATCATATCTTTCGCCAAACTCAACTTCCAACTCGGCAAAGGAGAGGAGTTTTACCAAAAG GTACACAAAGCTTTGGAAGGTTCCTTTCAGAATTTAGAGCCTTTTCTGAAGACCGATGTAGTCTGGTCGCTGTGTGTGCTGAACCAGGCCAATCCTGATTACATATCCTCTGTTACGAAATATGACTTCCAGAAGAAACTTACAG GTGGCATTGTGGATAGGACTGAGAGCTATCGGCTGAAACTGCTGCATATCTCTGCCTTTGCTCAGCTGGAGCCTTTAGGAATCACTGTTCAATCCCCTGCTGTGCTGCTGCCAGCTTCCCAGGGTAAAGTGGAGGTCAGCACCCCTCTGCAGAGCAGCCTACACACAGCCCTTCAAAGCCTGACCAACGGAAGGACGCAAGCCCTCCGCACAGCCGTCAAAACTGTATACGGCTGGACGATAG ATGGAGAGATTGTGGTAGATTCAGAAAATAAACCTATTGATTTGGAGAAATTGAAAGCCCCTCATTTACCTGGAGGTGGTGGACGTGATGCCTTACCTGCAGGGGCACGGAG AATAGCATTTGTGGCTTGGGAGTTTCCTAACTTTTGCCTTAGAAGCAAGGATCTTCTGGGCCGCTTTGCCATGCAGAAACGCCACCTACAGCTGGCTGGATTTATAGTGGTGGAG GTGCCGTACTTTGAATGGCTGGAGCTGAAGTCCGACTGGCAGAAAGTGGCTTACTTGAAAGACAAATTAGGGAAGGCAGTGGCTGAGGACATGGCTAAATGA